The following proteins are encoded in a genomic region of Blastococcus colisei:
- the mca gene encoding mycothiol conjugate amidase Mca codes for MTSPDQLRLLAVHAHPDDESSKGAATMAKYVAEGARVLVATCTGGERGSVLNPAMDRPEVWERLPQIRVEEMARAREILGVEQEFLGFVDSGLPEGDPLPPLPEGCFALVPLQEAAAPLVALIRRFKPQVITTYDERGGYPHPDHIKTHEISVHAFEAAGDPDRYPELGEPWQPSKLYYHMSFTLPRTKALHEAILATGVESPYTEWLDKWDPAHDISHRVTTRVPCAEYFPVRDAALIAHATQIDPEGRWFACPPETQQRVWPTEDYELARTLVDVPVPEDDLFAGIRSEVGVR; via the coding sequence GTGACCTCACCCGACCAGTTGCGCCTGCTCGCGGTGCACGCCCATCCGGACGACGAGTCGAGCAAGGGCGCGGCCACCATGGCGAAGTACGTCGCCGAGGGCGCGCGCGTCCTCGTGGCGACCTGCACCGGTGGCGAACGCGGCTCCGTGCTCAACCCGGCGATGGACCGCCCGGAGGTGTGGGAGCGACTGCCGCAGATCCGGGTCGAGGAGATGGCCCGGGCCCGGGAGATCCTCGGCGTGGAGCAGGAGTTCCTCGGCTTCGTCGACTCCGGCCTCCCCGAGGGCGACCCGCTGCCGCCGCTCCCGGAGGGCTGCTTCGCCCTGGTCCCGCTGCAGGAGGCCGCCGCCCCGCTGGTGGCGCTCATCCGCCGCTTCAAGCCGCAGGTCATCACCACCTACGACGAGCGCGGCGGCTACCCGCACCCCGACCACATCAAGACCCACGAGATCTCGGTCCACGCGTTCGAGGCCGCGGGTGATCCGGACCGCTATCCCGAGCTGGGCGAGCCGTGGCAGCCGAGCAAGCTCTACTACCACATGAGCTTCACGCTGCCGCGCACGAAGGCGCTGCACGAGGCCATCCTCGCCACGGGGGTGGAGTCGCCGTACACCGAGTGGCTGGACAAGTGGGACCCGGCGCACGACATCTCCCACCGGGTCACCACGCGCGTGCCGTGCGCCGAGTACTTCCCGGTCCGCGATGCCGCCCTGATCGCGCACGCCACCCAGATCGACCCGGAGGGCCGGTGGTTCGCCTGCCCGCCGGAGACCCAGCAGCGGGTGTGGCCGACCGAGGACTACGAGCTGGCCCGGACCCTGGTCGACGTGCCCGTGCCGGAGGACGATCTGTTCGCCGGGATCCGCAGTGAGGTGGGTGTGCGATGA
- a CDS encoding ATP-binding cassette domain-containing protein, translated as MIHARAIRKRKREVRAVVGVDLDVEAGEIVGFLGPNAAGKTTTLRMLTTLLEPTAGTATVAGCDLMTDPVGRGRQLFRELDLDGLWERQPKAMSGGQRRRLDIAIGLIQRSRRSRTRWR; from the coding sequence GTGATCCACGCCCGCGCCATCCGCAAGAGGAAGCGGGAAGTACGTGCCGTCGTCGGCGTCGACCTCGACGTCGAGGCAGGGGAGATCGTCGGCTTCCTCGGCCCCAACGCGGCCGGCAAGACGACGACGCTGCGCATGCTCACCACGCTGCTCGAGCCCACGGCCGGCACGGCCACGGTCGCCGGCTGCGACCTGATGACCGACCCGGTGGGGCGCGGGAGACAGCTGTTCCGCGAGCTCGACCTCGACGGGCTCTGGGAACGGCAGCCCAAGGCGATGTCCGGTGGGCAGCGCCGGCGGCTGGACATCGCCATCGGCCTCATCCAACGTTCGCGTCGGTCTCGTACGCGCTGGCGCTGA
- a CDS encoding AMIN-like domain-containing (lipo)protein: MTRKPARLLVLALTAATAVAVAAVPASAADPYCGIEWGSLPKVATASDTEMVNGVRAGRHACFDRLVVDLGGQDTTFGSYDVRYVSLVSEDGSGRAVPVRGAADLQIVLRAPAYDEYGNATFAPADRHEVVDVYGYSTFRQVAWAGSYEGSTTMALGVRARLPVRVFALPGTPASDHGPRLVIDVAHRW; encoded by the coding sequence ATGACACGAAAGCCCGCCCGTCTCCTCGTTCTCGCCCTCACCGCAGCGACCGCCGTCGCGGTCGCCGCCGTCCCCGCTTCGGCCGCAGACCCCTACTGCGGCATCGAGTGGGGCTCGCTCCCGAAGGTCGCCACCGCGTCGGACACCGAGATGGTCAACGGGGTCCGGGCCGGCCGGCACGCCTGCTTCGACCGCCTGGTTGTGGATCTCGGTGGGCAGGACACCACCTTCGGCTCTTACGACGTCCGTTACGTGTCCCTCGTCTCCGAGGACGGCTCGGGCCGCGCCGTGCCGGTGCGCGGGGCGGCGGACCTGCAGATCGTCCTGCGCGCCCCGGCGTACGACGAGTACGGGAACGCGACATTCGCGCCTGCGGACCGCCACGAGGTCGTGGACGTCTACGGCTACTCGACGTTCCGCCAGGTCGCGTGGGCCGGCTCCTACGAGGGCTCCACGACCATGGCCCTCGGCGTCCGGGCCCGCCTGCCGGTCCGCGTCTTCGCGCTGCCCGGCACACCGGCGTCCGACCACGGCCCACGGCTGGTCATCGACGTCGCGCACCGCTGGTAA
- a CDS encoding isoprenyl transferase, translating to MGARQKVRDAVVGVYERRLARALEGADVPRHVGVIMDGNRRWARAIGLEDVAHGHRRGADKIVDLLGWCDDAGVSVVTLFMLSTDNLNRPEPELQALLQIIEDVAVDLSRPGRRWQVRAMGAPEVLPPETVAVLKQAEEDTCGRPGATVNLAVGYGGRQEIADAVRSLLAEHAARGTSLEQLVQALEVEHIAEHLYTRGQPDPDLVIRTSGEQRLSGFLLWQTANTEFHFTDVYWPDFRRVDFLRALRDYSARHRRFGS from the coding sequence GTGGGGGCGCGTCAGAAGGTTCGCGACGCGGTCGTCGGAGTCTACGAACGGCGTCTGGCCCGCGCGCTGGAGGGCGCCGACGTCCCTCGGCACGTCGGCGTGATCATGGACGGCAACCGGCGTTGGGCCCGCGCGATCGGGCTGGAGGACGTCGCCCACGGCCACCGTCGTGGAGCGGACAAGATCGTCGATCTGCTCGGCTGGTGCGATGACGCCGGGGTCTCCGTCGTCACCCTGTTCATGCTCTCCACGGACAACCTCAACCGGCCGGAGCCGGAACTGCAGGCGCTGCTGCAGATCATCGAGGACGTCGCCGTCGACCTCTCCCGGCCCGGCCGGCGCTGGCAGGTGCGCGCGATGGGGGCGCCCGAGGTACTGCCGCCGGAGACCGTCGCCGTGCTCAAGCAGGCGGAGGAGGACACCTGCGGCCGGCCCGGGGCCACGGTCAATCTGGCCGTCGGCTACGGCGGTCGTCAGGAGATCGCCGACGCCGTCCGCTCTCTGCTGGCCGAGCACGCCGCGCGCGGCACCTCGCTGGAGCAGCTGGTCCAGGCGCTGGAGGTCGAGCACATCGCCGAGCACCTCTACACCCGCGGCCAGCCCGATCCTGACCTGGTCATCCGCACCAGCGGTGAGCAGCGGCTGTCGGGGTTCCTCCTCTGGCAGACGGCGAACACCGAGTTCCACTTCACCGACGTGTACTGGCCGGACTTCCGGCGGGTGGACTTCCTGCGTGCGCTGCGCGACTACTCCGCGCGCCACCGCCGGTTCGGGAGCTGA
- the greA gene encoding transcription elongation factor GreA, which translates to MSTPTDEQDQGVWLTQEAHDRLKAELDQLVAGRPAIAAEINARREEGDLKENGGYHAAKDEQGKQEARIRQLTDLLRKARVGDAPKTATNAALGTVITIKFAGDDDTEKFLLGSREIAGTTELTVYSPESAMGAAIMGAAPGSTVTYQAPNGRDISVEVVAVEPFVP; encoded by the coding sequence GTGTCCACCCCCACTGACGAGCAGGACCAGGGCGTCTGGCTGACGCAGGAGGCCCACGACCGGCTCAAGGCCGAGCTCGACCAGTTGGTGGCCGGCCGGCCTGCGATAGCCGCGGAGATCAACGCCCGCCGCGAGGAGGGCGACCTCAAGGAGAACGGCGGCTACCACGCGGCGAAGGACGAGCAGGGCAAGCAGGAGGCCCGCATCCGGCAGCTGACCGACCTGCTCCGCAAGGCCCGGGTGGGCGACGCCCCGAAGACGGCGACCAACGCCGCCCTGGGCACCGTCATCACCATCAAGTTCGCCGGTGACGACGACACCGAGAAGTTCCTGCTCGGTTCCCGGGAGATCGCCGGGACGACGGAGCTCACCGTCTACTCCCCCGAATCGGCCATGGGCGCGGCCATCATGGGCGCGGCACCCGGCAGCACGGTGACCTACCAGGCGCCCAACGGCCGCGACATCAGCGTCGAGGTCGTCGCCGTCGAGCCGTTCGTCCCCTGA
- a CDS encoding RNHCP domain-containing protein, with amino-acid sequence MRTRSRQAENTGFECVHCTAPVPANTDGHYRNHCPFCLWSLHVDELPGDRASECRQAMEPIGLVEKSGKGWQVVHRCTACGHRQPNRLVRDGESPDDLDLVLSLPWL; translated from the coding sequence ATGAGGACCCGCTCCCGCCAGGCGGAGAACACCGGGTTCGAGTGCGTCCACTGCACCGCGCCGGTACCGGCCAACACCGACGGGCACTACCGCAACCACTGCCCGTTCTGCCTGTGGTCGCTGCACGTCGACGAGCTGCCCGGCGACCGGGCCAGCGAGTGCCGGCAGGCCATGGAACCCATCGGGCTGGTGGAGAAGTCGGGCAAGGGCTGGCAGGTGGTGCACCGCTGCACGGCGTGCGGCCATCGCCAACCCAACCGGCTGGTCCGCGACGGCGAGAGCCCCGACGACCTCGACCTGGTTCTCTCGCTCCCCTGGTTGTGA
- the trhA gene encoding PAQR family membrane homeostasis protein TrhA: MGLAPDEREQVRVQADAAELEAPREEAVTAVREEGEQVERAWTATDFADSDWDHPDTRPRMRGWLHLFAFFGAIVAGAVLIPLASVLGARAGFSVAVYCVTICGLFGVSALYHRRRWSPRGWKIMKRLDHSMIFLFIAGTYTPFSLLAVDQPTGFWVLAGVWAAALGGVVLKLSWPTAPRWVGVPLYIGLGWVAVFVLTDILHIAGVTAMVLLAVGGLLYTVGGVAYGIKWPNPWPGTFGYHEVFHAMTIVAAICHYIAVYFAMYSSPFL, from the coding sequence ATGGGTCTTGCTCCCGACGAACGCGAACAGGTCCGGGTGCAGGCCGACGCCGCCGAGCTCGAGGCGCCCCGGGAGGAAGCCGTCACCGCCGTCCGCGAGGAGGGCGAGCAGGTCGAGCGGGCCTGGACCGCCACCGACTTCGCCGACAGCGACTGGGACCACCCCGACACCCGCCCGCGCATGCGCGGCTGGCTGCACCTGTTCGCCTTCTTCGGGGCGATCGTCGCCGGGGCCGTCCTGATCCCGCTCGCCTCGGTGCTGGGCGCCCGCGCAGGCTTCTCCGTCGCGGTCTACTGCGTCACGATCTGCGGGCTGTTCGGGGTCAGCGCCCTCTACCACCGCCGCCGCTGGTCACCGCGCGGCTGGAAGATCATGAAGCGGCTCGACCACTCGATGATCTTCCTGTTCATCGCCGGCACCTACACGCCGTTCTCGCTCTTGGCCGTCGACCAGCCGACCGGCTTCTGGGTCCTCGCCGGGGTCTGGGCCGCCGCGCTGGGTGGCGTCGTCCTCAAGCTCAGCTGGCCGACCGCGCCCCGCTGGGTCGGCGTGCCGCTCTACATCGGGCTGGGCTGGGTGGCCGTGTTCGTGCTCACCGACATCCTGCACATCGCCGGCGTCACCGCGATGGTGCTGCTGGCGGTCGGCGGACTGCTCTACACGGTCGGCGGCGTGGCCTACGGGATCAAGTGGCCCAACCCCTGGCCGGGCACCTTCGGCTACCACGAGGTCTTCCACGCGATGACCATCGTGGCCGCGATCTGCCACTACATCGCCGTCTACTTCGCCATGTACAGCTCTCCTTTTCTCTGA
- a CDS encoding phosphate-starvation-inducible PsiE family protein, producing MPPKRRDDPEADVRPPGFSRAGTRALEVAENLIYGGIALFLVVSAFVLLAVAGKTSWGLVSDFSQKPLLEVLDILLLVFIVVELLFAVRTTVERRELVAEPFLLVGIIASIKEIVVLSVEAASALGTGAEFDDRMVEIGVLGVLVVLLGVTSYLLRRKEREPDEGDASPDRGRR from the coding sequence ATGCCGCCCAAGCGGAGGGATGACCCCGAGGCCGACGTCCGGCCCCCGGGCTTCAGTCGCGCGGGCACGCGCGCTCTCGAGGTTGCCGAGAACCTGATCTACGGCGGGATCGCACTCTTCCTCGTGGTGTCGGCGTTCGTCCTCCTGGCGGTCGCCGGCAAGACCTCGTGGGGCCTGGTGAGCGACTTCTCGCAGAAGCCGCTGCTCGAGGTTCTCGACATCCTGTTGCTGGTCTTCATCGTGGTGGAACTGCTCTTCGCGGTGCGGACGACGGTCGAGAGGCGTGAGCTGGTCGCGGAGCCGTTCCTCCTGGTCGGGATCATCGCCTCGATCAAGGAGATCGTCGTGCTGTCGGTCGAGGCGGCGAGCGCACTGGGCACGGGTGCGGAGTTCGACGACCGCATGGTGGAGATCGGTGTCCTCGGTGTCCTCGTCGTCCTCCTCGGCGTGACGTCCTACCTGCTCCGGCGCAAGGAGCGCGAACCCGACGAAGGTGACGCGTCCCCGGATCGGGGCCGTCGCTGA
- a CDS encoding AMIN-like domain-containing (lipo)protein produces the protein MKRQRSRLLPLLVGTVLTTGVLAGPAQASPTRHGPQPFCGQVWGSLPEAQQMSTSTAIVTDVRAGRHVCFDRLVIDLGGTADAAPSYDVRYVDRLSAPGSGDEIPLRGGATLQVLVGAPAYNDRGQPTYLPGDRREILDVASFETFRQVAWGGSFEGQTSLGIGTRARLPFRVFPLPGAPGTDQGFRLVIDVGHIW, from the coding sequence GTGAAGCGACAGCGTTCCCGGCTCCTGCCCCTGCTCGTCGGGACCGTCCTGACCACGGGGGTGCTGGCCGGGCCGGCCCAGGCCTCCCCGACGCGGCACGGCCCGCAGCCCTTCTGCGGACAGGTGTGGGGCTCGCTGCCCGAGGCACAGCAGATGTCGACGTCCACGGCCATCGTCACCGACGTCCGCGCCGGCCGGCACGTCTGCTTCGACCGCCTGGTCATCGACCTCGGCGGGACGGCGGACGCCGCGCCTTCCTACGACGTCCGCTACGTCGACCGGCTGTCCGCGCCGGGTTCAGGCGACGAGATCCCGCTGCGCGGCGGCGCGACCCTCCAGGTGCTGGTCGGAGCGCCCGCGTACAACGATCGCGGGCAGCCGACGTACCTGCCCGGCGACCGCCGCGAGATCCTCGACGTGGCGTCCTTCGAGACGTTCCGGCAGGTCGCCTGGGGCGGCTCGTTCGAGGGGCAGACGAGCCTGGGCATCGGGACACGGGCGCGACTTCCGTTCCGCGTCTTTCCGCTGCCCGGCGCGCCGGGGACCGACCAGGGCTTCCGACTGGTCATCGACGTCGGCCACATCTGGTGA
- a CDS encoding maleylpyruvate isomerase N-terminal domain-containing protein: MHESLNLLRTAYGGLSDVLSSLTVEEGWLPTGCAGWSPVDLGFHLLSDARRALVALNTPSSGPADTNAVDYWTAWQPPAPGDDEELWSTRIAASVHGGLVSIAGRYAEASAAVLVAAERVRAGELVRTQGRVLPVADLLSTLTVEAAVHHLDLVVHLDRPGPAGGPLAEVRRVLEGLLGRPLPAGWDDGTAARRGTGREPLSDADRAELGDDADAFPLFG; this comes from the coding sequence GTGCACGAGTCGCTGAACCTGCTGCGCACCGCGTACGGCGGCCTCTCCGACGTCCTCTCGTCGTTGACCGTCGAGGAGGGCTGGCTGCCCACCGGCTGCGCCGGCTGGTCACCGGTCGACCTCGGTTTCCACCTGCTCAGCGACGCCCGGCGGGCGCTGGTGGCGCTCAACACGCCGTCGTCCGGCCCGGCCGACACGAACGCCGTCGACTACTGGACGGCGTGGCAGCCGCCGGCACCCGGGGACGACGAGGAGCTCTGGAGCACCCGGATCGCCGCCTCCGTGCACGGTGGCCTGGTGAGCATCGCCGGGCGCTATGCCGAGGCGTCGGCGGCGGTGCTGGTGGCCGCCGAGCGAGTGCGGGCCGGTGAGCTGGTGCGGACGCAGGGCCGGGTGCTTCCCGTGGCCGACCTCCTCTCCACGCTCACCGTCGAGGCCGCCGTCCACCACCTGGACCTGGTCGTGCACCTGGACCGGCCGGGACCGGCGGGAGGCCCGCTGGCGGAGGTGCGCCGGGTGCTGGAGGGCCTGCTCGGCCGGCCCCTCCCGGCCGGCTGGGACGACGGCACGGCGGCGCGCCGCGGCACCGGACGCGAGCCGCTGTCCGACGCCGATCGCGCCGAGCTGGGGGACGACGCCGACGCGTTCCCGCTGTTCGGCTGA
- a CDS encoding geranylgeranyl reductase family protein translates to MPVDAVPVATDVLVVGAGPAGSAAAAWAARAGHDVVLADAAVFPRDKTCGDGLTPRAIAELDRLDLGDWVRGHARNRGLRAAGFGRQWELPWPGGDFPDHGSAVPRTELDTRIRQVALDSGATAVDGARAVDVERDGDRVTGVVFELDDDRRVTVACRRLVVADGVRSPLGRVLGREWHRDTAYGVAARSYVGSGRSDDEWISSHLELRGTEGELLSGYGWVFPLGAAAGEVNLGVGTLATARRPAGVQLKSLLEYYAESRREEWQLDGPVRDVASALLPMGGAVSGVAGRNWALIGDAAGCVNPLNGEGIDYGLETGRTVVDLLGEDDWSLAWPATLRRHYGEAFSIARRLAGLLTVPRFLPAAGPIGMRSGALMTVALRVMGNLVTDADRDAVARAWRLAGKASVKLDDRAPFS, encoded by the coding sequence GTGCCCGTCGATGCCGTCCCTGTAGCGACCGACGTCCTCGTGGTCGGGGCCGGGCCCGCGGGCTCCGCGGCGGCCGCCTGGGCGGCACGGGCGGGGCACGACGTCGTCCTGGCCGACGCGGCGGTCTTCCCGCGGGACAAGACCTGTGGTGACGGCCTGACGCCCCGGGCGATCGCGGAGCTGGACCGGCTCGACCTGGGGGACTGGGTGCGCGGGCACGCCCGCAACCGCGGTCTCCGGGCGGCGGGATTCGGCCGGCAGTGGGAGCTGCCGTGGCCGGGCGGGGATTTCCCGGACCACGGCAGCGCCGTGCCGCGCACGGAGCTCGACACCCGCATCCGGCAGGTGGCGCTCGACTCGGGCGCGACCGCCGTCGACGGGGCACGCGCCGTCGACGTCGAGCGGGACGGGGACCGGGTGACCGGCGTGGTCTTCGAGCTCGACGACGACCGTCGCGTCACGGTCGCCTGCCGCCGGCTGGTGGTCGCGGACGGCGTGCGGTCGCCGTTGGGCCGGGTGCTGGGCCGGGAGTGGCACCGCGACACCGCGTACGGCGTCGCCGCGCGCAGCTACGTCGGCTCCGGCCGCAGCGACGACGAGTGGATCTCCTCCCACCTGGAGCTGCGCGGTACCGAGGGCGAGCTGCTCAGCGGGTACGGCTGGGTGTTCCCGCTGGGCGCGGCAGCCGGTGAGGTGAATCTGGGCGTCGGCACGCTGGCGACCGCGCGCCGGCCGGCCGGGGTGCAGCTGAAGTCGCTGCTCGAGTACTACGCCGAGTCGCGGCGCGAGGAGTGGCAGCTCGACGGGCCGGTGCGCGACGTCGCCTCCGCGCTGCTGCCGATGGGTGGCGCCGTCTCCGGGGTGGCCGGCCGGAACTGGGCGCTGATCGGTGACGCCGCCGGCTGCGTGAACCCGCTCAACGGCGAGGGCATCGACTACGGCCTGGAGACCGGCCGCACCGTCGTCGACCTGCTGGGGGAGGACGACTGGTCGCTGGCCTGGCCGGCCACCCTGCGCCGGCACTACGGCGAGGCGTTCTCCATCGCCCGGCGGCTGGCCGGCCTCCTCACCGTGCCCCGATTCCTGCCCGCGGCCGGCCCGATCGGCATGAGGTCGGGGGCACTGATGACCGTGGCTCTGCGCGTGATGGGCAACCTGGTCACCGACGCCGACCGCGACGCCGTCGCCCGAGCCTGGCGTCTCGCGGGCAAGGCCTCCGTCAAGCTCGACGACCGAGCCCCGTTCAGCTGA
- a CDS encoding DUF885 domain-containing protein, with product MSALPLDLPLEYVRLGLRFDRLESGFVDAYTGDPKLRAQVADEPAPTPSGLRNQARTLLRELDSAGLPADRADYLRGQLTGLECTARKMSGEPVGFVDEVRAYFQVDVVLADPAQYAAAHAELDALLPGSGTLAERYAAHRRREECPPARLESAVHALSSALRDRVRGQYGLPEVETVRYEVVTDKPWSGFNYYEGDYRSRVAINADLPHRLSQLPHLVAHESYPGHHTEHCRKERGLVERADRTEHTVFLVNTPECLMAEGLADLGVQASIGEGWGPWAAEILGDLGLRFDGSLAERISAAAAPLNRVRQDAAVLLHDRGADEAEVSAYLQRWSLVSPERAAQQIRFLTDPLWRAYTSTYVEGYDLLSRWLDGRPAEQSVADRFLRLLDEPLTPRAVAAELGGA from the coding sequence ATGTCGGCCCTCCCTCTCGACCTTCCCCTGGAGTACGTGCGACTGGGACTGCGGTTCGACCGGCTGGAGTCCGGCTTCGTGGATGCCTACACCGGCGATCCGAAGCTGCGTGCCCAGGTGGCCGACGAGCCCGCGCCGACCCCCTCCGGGCTGCGCAACCAGGCGCGGACTCTCCTCCGCGAGCTCGACTCCGCCGGCCTGCCCGCCGACCGCGCCGACTACCTGCGCGGCCAGCTGACCGGTCTGGAGTGCACCGCCCGGAAGATGAGCGGTGAGCCGGTCGGGTTCGTCGACGAGGTGCGGGCGTACTTCCAGGTCGACGTCGTCCTGGCGGATCCGGCGCAGTACGCGGCCGCCCACGCCGAGCTGGACGCCCTGCTACCGGGTAGCGGAACGCTGGCCGAGCGGTACGCCGCGCACCGCCGTCGCGAGGAGTGCCCGCCGGCCCGGCTGGAGTCCGCGGTGCACGCGCTGTCCAGCGCCCTGCGGGACCGCGTCCGGGGGCAGTACGGCCTGCCGGAGGTGGAGACGGTCCGGTACGAGGTCGTCACTGACAAGCCGTGGTCGGGGTTCAACTACTACGAGGGCGACTACCGCTCCCGGGTGGCGATCAACGCCGACCTCCCGCACCGGCTCTCGCAGTTGCCGCACCTGGTGGCCCATGAGTCCTATCCCGGCCACCACACCGAGCACTGCCGCAAGGAGCGGGGCCTGGTGGAGCGTGCCGACCGGACCGAGCACACCGTCTTCCTGGTGAACACCCCTGAGTGCCTGATGGCCGAGGGCCTGGCCGACCTCGGCGTCCAGGCATCGATCGGGGAGGGCTGGGGCCCGTGGGCGGCGGAGATCCTCGGCGATCTCGGCCTGCGGTTCGACGGTTCCCTCGCCGAGCGCATCAGCGCCGCGGCCGCCCCGCTGAACCGGGTGCGGCAGGACGCCGCCGTCCTGCTGCACGACCGTGGCGCCGACGAGGCGGAGGTGAGCGCCTACCTGCAGCGCTGGTCGCTGGTCAGCCCCGAGCGGGCCGCCCAGCAGATCCGCTTCCTCACCGATCCGCTCTGGCGGGCCTACACCTCCACGTACGTGGAGGGCTACGACCTGCTCTCCCGGTGGCTGGACGGCAGGCCCGCCGAGCAGTCGGTGGCCGACCGCTTCCTCCGGCTGCTCGACGAGCCGCTGACCCCCCGGGCCGTCGCCGCCGAGCTCGGGGGCGCCTGA